The Burkholderia cepacia ATCC 25416 genome includes a window with the following:
- a CDS encoding AraC family transcriptional regulator has protein sequence MTTAMQPADAPDHWLVARRDADTGIESLHAHFSGHAYDAHDHDDMLVGFTEQGVQQFQCHRSVHTSVPGRAILIEPGALHDGHAPEAGGFTYGMLYLPQAWVERAARRLDLPGLGGVEAAFGHTLVDDRGLVDTIRQAFVALHGNEGKLARDQALDRLLTRLGGELRAPLASGGNAVAPAIARARDLLHARMSDDIGLDALVDFTGIDRFRLTRLFQRAYGTSPHAYLVRLRLRAARRLLAVGRTPAQVAADVGFADQSHLGRWFRRAYRITPAAYRQMCTNVPD, from the coding sequence CGGCGCGATGCAGACACCGGCATCGAAAGCCTGCATGCGCATTTCAGCGGCCATGCATACGATGCGCACGATCACGACGACATGCTGGTCGGCTTCACCGAACAGGGCGTGCAGCAATTCCAGTGCCACCGGTCGGTGCATACAAGCGTGCCGGGCCGCGCGATCCTGATCGAGCCGGGCGCGCTGCACGATGGCCACGCGCCCGAAGCGGGCGGCTTCACGTATGGAATGCTGTACCTCCCGCAGGCATGGGTCGAGCGAGCGGCACGCCGGCTGGATCTGCCGGGCCTCGGCGGCGTCGAAGCCGCGTTCGGCCACACGCTGGTCGACGATCGCGGCCTCGTCGACACGATCCGGCAGGCGTTCGTCGCGCTCCACGGCAACGAGGGCAAGCTCGCACGCGATCAGGCGCTCGACCGCCTGCTGACGCGGCTGGGCGGCGAATTGCGCGCCCCGCTCGCGAGCGGCGGCAATGCCGTCGCGCCCGCGATTGCCCGCGCGCGCGATCTGCTGCATGCGCGCATGAGCGACGATATCGGCCTCGACGCACTCGTCGATTTCACCGGAATCGACCGGTTCCGGCTGACGCGGCTGTTCCAGCGCGCGTACGGCACGTCGCCGCACGCGTACCTGGTGCGCCTGCGGCTACGCGCCGCGCGCCGCCTGCTGGCCGTCGGCCGCACGCCCGCACAGGTCGCGGCCGACGTCGGCTTCGCCGACCAGAGCCACCTCGGCCGCTGGTTCCGCCGCGCATACCGGATCACGCCGGCTGCGTACCGGCAAATGTGCACAAACGTTCCAGACTGA
- a CDS encoding nucleotidyltransferase domain-containing protein: MLRSIASTLFGDYRRRALGLLLLRPDQALHVREIARLTGTTPGTLHKELSKLAEAGILSRDRQGNQVLYRANRSCPIYEELASIMRKTSGMADVLSEALLPCAEEIRVAFVFGSVARGQETADSDVDVMVIGSVGFATVVRLFYDAQATLGRDINPKVLSADEFREGVAGQDAFLRDVLGKPKIFLIGSDHDLAELARR, from the coding sequence ATGCTACGATCCATTGCCTCGACCCTGTTTGGTGACTATCGTCGCCGCGCGCTGGGCCTGCTCCTGTTGCGGCCCGATCAGGCGTTGCACGTCCGCGAAATCGCCCGTTTGACGGGCACGACGCCCGGTACGCTGCACAAGGAACTGAGCAAGCTGGCCGAAGCCGGCATCCTGAGCCGGGATCGGCAGGGCAATCAGGTGCTCTATCGTGCCAATCGAAGTTGTCCGATCTACGAGGAACTGGCTTCGATCATGCGAAAGACCTCGGGTATGGCTGATGTGCTATCCGAAGCGCTGTTGCCCTGCGCCGAGGAAATCCGTGTGGCGTTCGTGTTCGGTTCCGTCGCGCGCGGCCAGGAGACGGCGGACAGTGACGTCGATGTGATGGTGATCGGCTCGGTCGGCTTTGCAACGGTGGTCCGGCTGTTCTACGATGCGCAGGCTACGTTGGGGCGGGACATCAATCCCAAGGTGCTGTCGGCGGACGAGTTTCGTGAGGGCGTCGCCGGGCAGGACGCATTTTTACGGGACGTGCTTGGAAAACCCAAGATTTTCTTGATTGGTAGCGACCATGACCTTGCAGAACTTGCTCGGCGTTAG
- a CDS encoding immunity 22 family protein: protein MEKANKVSVWIGKFTDGDDLTDYIENTCDENGDSSNQFRDDTGIDWFDDDFREADMLQPDLSLRENLVGFSWIDSFADVLIHQLEAMRSADDNGLILLYNFQYVSAESVRPASHVRFVGTFVFRE from the coding sequence ATGGAAAAAGCTAACAAAGTATCAGTCTGGATCGGGAAGTTCACTGACGGTGATGATCTTACGGACTACATCGAGAACACCTGCGACGAAAACGGTGACTCTTCCAATCAGTTTCGAGACGATACCGGAATTGATTGGTTTGACGATGACTTCCGCGAGGCGGACATGCTGCAACCGGATCTAAGCCTTCGAGAGAATCTTGTGGGATTTTCTTGGATCGATAGTTTTGCCGACGTGTTGATTCATCAGCTCGAAGCTATGCGCAGTGCTGATGATAATGGCCTGATCCTACTTTATAACTTTCAGTATGTGAGCGCGGAAAGCGTGCGTCCTGCCTCCCACGTGCGCTTCGTCGGGACGTTTGTTTTTCGGGAGTAG
- a CDS encoding PAAR domain-containing protein, with translation MVPPVIKGKTASGSGNVYVNNKPAARAAKPGDLDTVACTDHPGSQMIADRSGSVYINDQPAARVGDKTTCDEAIPTGTI, from the coding sequence ATGGTGCCGCCCGTGATCAAAGGCAAGACCGCGAGCGGATCGGGGAACGTGTACGTCAACAACAAACCGGCGGCGCGGGCGGCGAAGCCGGGCGATCTCGATACCGTCGCGTGTACCGACCATCCTGGGTCGCAGATGATTGCCGATCGGTCGGGGAGCGTTTATATCAACGATCAACCTGCTGCGCGGGTCGGGGACAAGACGACTTGCGACGAGGCGATTCCAACGGGAACTATCTAA
- a CDS encoding DUF2000 domain-containing protein — protein MFDTKVALIVRDDLAAWQKLNVVAFLATGVAAEAPEALGEPYEDAAGRRYGRMLGQPMLVFAADLDGLQAAHRQALSRELTIVPYVHAMFSTGHDAANREVFRAGDAEHPDLVGLALRGPKKAVDKAVKGLALHT, from the coding sequence ATGTTCGATACCAAGGTGGCGCTGATCGTGCGCGACGATCTCGCGGCGTGGCAGAAACTCAATGTCGTCGCGTTTCTCGCGACGGGCGTCGCGGCTGAAGCGCCCGAAGCGCTCGGCGAGCCTTACGAGGATGCGGCGGGACGCCGCTACGGCCGCATGCTGGGCCAGCCGATGCTGGTGTTCGCGGCCGATTTGGACGGCCTGCAGGCCGCGCACCGGCAGGCGCTGTCGCGCGAACTCACGATCGTGCCCTACGTCCACGCGATGTTTTCGACCGGACACGACGCGGCCAACCGCGAAGTCTTTCGTGCCGGCGATGCGGAGCATCCCGACCTCGTCGGGCTGGCGTTGCGCGGGCCGAAGAAAGCGGTCGACAAGGCCGTGAAGGGGCTGGCATTGCATACGTGA
- a CDS encoding high-affinity branched-chain amino acid ABC transporter permease LivM, with the protein MSTVISVRRPAADASIGQALKNAVAAAFLTAILTIPVLGLQLKLDGYQVVLTPHWRPVWIAVAAVFLFQLFKPWLVRAKSAVKLPAMPAMGARQQRAVVWVLLAVGLVWPFFGSRGAVDVATLALIYVILGLGLNIVVGFAGLLDLGYVGFYAVGGYTYAMLNQYFGLSFWECLPLAAIAAATFGFLLGFPVLRLRGDYLAIVTLGFGEIIRLLANNLTSLTGGPDGISGIPKPTVFGYEMARSASVEGAKTFHELIGLEYSGDHVVIFLYLLALVLVGFTLFVTSRLIRMPMGRAWEALRDDEIACRSLGLNPTRIKLSAFTLGAAFAGIGGAFFAARQGLVNPESFTFIESALILAIVVLGGMGSQLGVILAAILLTVLPEVARGFAEYRMLIFGLVMVLMMMWRPQGLLPASRPHVELPQ; encoded by the coding sequence ATGAGTACAGTCATTTCCGTTCGCCGCCCGGCCGCCGACGCTTCGATCGGCCAGGCGCTGAAAAATGCCGTGGCCGCCGCGTTCCTGACGGCGATCCTCACGATTCCGGTGCTCGGGCTGCAACTGAAGCTCGACGGCTATCAGGTGGTGCTTACGCCGCACTGGCGGCCGGTGTGGATCGCGGTCGCGGCCGTGTTCCTGTTCCAGCTGTTCAAGCCGTGGCTCGTGCGCGCGAAATCGGCGGTGAAGCTGCCGGCGATGCCCGCGATGGGCGCGCGGCAGCAGCGCGCGGTCGTATGGGTGCTGCTCGCGGTCGGGCTCGTGTGGCCGTTCTTCGGCTCGCGCGGCGCGGTGGACGTCGCGACGCTCGCGCTGATCTACGTGATCCTCGGCCTCGGGCTGAACATCGTGGTCGGTTTCGCGGGGCTGCTGGATCTCGGCTACGTCGGGTTCTACGCGGTCGGCGGCTACACGTACGCGATGCTGAACCAGTACTTCGGGCTGTCGTTCTGGGAGTGCCTGCCGCTCGCCGCGATCGCGGCCGCGACGTTCGGCTTCCTGCTCGGCTTCCCGGTGCTGCGGCTGCGCGGCGACTATCTCGCGATCGTCACGCTCGGCTTCGGCGAAATCATCCGCCTGCTCGCGAACAACCTGACGAGCCTCACGGGCGGCCCGGACGGCATCTCGGGCATCCCGAAGCCGACCGTGTTCGGCTACGAGATGGCGCGTAGCGCGAGCGTCGAGGGTGCGAAGACGTTCCACGAACTGATCGGGCTGGAATACAGCGGCGACCACGTGGTGATCTTCCTGTACCTGCTCGCGCTCGTGCTGGTCGGCTTCACGCTGTTCGTCACGAGTCGCCTGATCCGCATGCCGATGGGCCGTGCGTGGGAAGCGCTGCGCGACGACGAGATCGCGTGCCGTTCGCTGGGCCTGAACCCGACGCGCATCAAGCTGTCGGCGTTCACGCTCGGCGCGGCGTTCGCGGGCATCGGCGGCGCGTTCTTCGCGGCGCGCCAGGGCCTCGTGAATCCTGAATCGTTCACCTTCATCGAATCGGCGCTGATCCTCGCGATCGTCGTGCTCGGCGGGATGGGCTCGCAGCTCGGCGTGATTCTCGCGGCGATTCTGCTGACCGTGCTGCCGGAAGTCGCGCGCGGCTTCGCCGAGTACCGGATGCTGATCTTCGGTCTGGTGATGGTGTTGATGATGATGTGGCGTCCGCAGGGCCTGCTGCCCGCGAGCCGTCCCCACGTGGAGCTGCCGCAATGA
- a CDS encoding VOC family protein, with product MKVKRIVANIDTRSIDDAKRFYQRIFGLDLLMDHGWIATYGNAEQMDVQISFASQGGAGTPTPDLSIEVDDVDEALARVHAAGIPVEYGPADEPWGVRRFYVRDPFGKLVNVLAHR from the coding sequence ATGAAGGTCAAACGGATCGTCGCCAATATCGACACACGATCAATCGACGACGCAAAGCGCTTCTACCAGCGGATCTTCGGCCTCGACTTGCTGATGGATCACGGCTGGATCGCAACCTATGGCAATGCCGAGCAGATGGACGTGCAGATCAGCTTCGCATCGCAGGGCGGGGCGGGTACGCCGACGCCCGATCTGTCGATCGAGGTCGACGACGTCGACGAAGCGCTCGCACGCGTGCATGCCGCCGGGATTCCCGTCGAATACGGCCCGGCTGACGAGCCTTGGGGCGTGCGGCGGTTTTACGTGCGCGATCCGTTCGGCAAGCTCGTCAACGTGCTCGCGCATCGTTGA
- a CDS encoding HNH endonuclease translates to MSANAAKNLLKEKGLTPHHLSTTEIQFIPSDLHGNVPHTGSAADMRKARC, encoded by the coding sequence ATTAGTGCGAATGCTGCCAAGAATCTCTTAAAAGAGAAGGGACTTACGCCCCATCATTTGAGTACGACGGAAATTCAGTTCATTCCATCTGATCTACATGGAAATGTCCCGCACACGGGATCTGCGGCAGATATGAGGAAGGCGCGATGCTAG
- a CDS encoding LysR substrate-binding domain-containing protein: MPRTLDVDLLRTFHAVAKLGRFKDAAAQVNRSPSSVTAQIQKLEEMVAQRLFTRNNQAVELTQFGHKLLSDTTEFLLSHDRLVESLSPQMLTGKLRLGIPDSYAAHFMAEFLPRFAADRPLLELTVEARSSDELLSLFSRGQLDITIAVVPKAPPHGELLGKTHPVWVAARTFKFNPDAPLPIAVQLQGCPYRDTALSALKKAKIAHRLLLESASSPAVEACIANGLAVGLIEHERVSGNLTSHVAGIVLPDLPPHLIAILTDDRNRAALHLRDVLKSTFRIGP, encoded by the coding sequence ATGCCCCGTACCCTGGACGTCGACCTGCTGCGTACCTTCCACGCCGTCGCGAAGCTGGGCCGCTTCAAGGATGCGGCCGCCCAAGTGAATCGCAGCCCGTCGTCGGTCACCGCGCAGATCCAGAAGCTCGAGGAAATGGTCGCGCAGCGCCTGTTCACGCGAAACAACCAGGCGGTCGAACTCACGCAGTTCGGCCACAAGCTGCTGAGCGACACCACGGAGTTTCTGCTGAGCCACGACCGGCTCGTCGAATCGCTATCGCCGCAGATGCTGACCGGCAAGTTGCGGCTCGGCATTCCCGATTCGTACGCCGCGCACTTCATGGCGGAATTCCTGCCCCGCTTCGCGGCCGATCGGCCGTTGCTCGAGCTGACGGTCGAAGCACGTTCCAGCGACGAGCTGCTCTCGCTGTTCTCCCGCGGCCAGCTGGACATCACGATCGCCGTCGTGCCGAAAGCGCCGCCGCACGGCGAGCTGCTCGGCAAGACACATCCGGTGTGGGTGGCCGCGCGGACCTTCAAGTTCAATCCCGACGCGCCGCTGCCGATCGCCGTGCAATTGCAGGGCTGCCCGTACCGCGACACCGCGCTGAGCGCGCTGAAGAAGGCGAAGATCGCGCACCGGTTGCTGCTCGAGAGCGCCAGTTCGCCGGCGGTCGAAGCCTGTATCGCCAACGGCCTCGCGGTCGGCCTCATCGAACACGAGCGCGTGTCCGGCAACCTGACGAGCCACGTCGCCGGGATCGTGCTGCCCGACCTCCCGCCGCACCTGATCGCCATCCTGACCGACGACCGCAATCGCGCCGCGCTGCATCTGCGCGACGTACTGAAAAGCACGTTCAGGATCGGACCGTGA
- a CDS encoding ABC transporter ATP-binding protein, translated as MLKLEQVHTHYGAVEALAGVSIEVNKGEIVTLIGSNGAGKTTLMMTVCGTPRASSGRVLFEGNDITAMSTHQIMRQGMAISPEGRRVFPSLTVLENLKMGGFFASRHEIDDGIEHVFKLFPRLKERATQRAGTMSGGEQQMLAIGRALMSKPRLLLLDEPTLGLAPLVIAQIFDIIRTIRDEGVTVFLVEQNANKALGVADRGYVLETGRVVLADTGANLLANDRIKQAYLGG; from the coding sequence ATGCTGAAGCTGGAACAGGTCCATACGCACTACGGCGCGGTCGAGGCGCTCGCGGGCGTGTCGATCGAGGTGAACAAGGGCGAGATCGTCACGCTGATCGGCAGCAACGGCGCCGGCAAGACGACGCTGATGATGACCGTGTGCGGCACGCCGCGCGCATCGTCGGGCCGCGTGCTGTTCGAGGGCAACGACATCACGGCGATGTCGACGCACCAGATCATGCGGCAGGGGATGGCGATCTCGCCGGAAGGGCGGCGCGTGTTTCCGAGCCTGACGGTGCTCGAGAACCTGAAGATGGGCGGTTTCTTCGCGAGCCGTCATGAGATCGACGACGGCATCGAGCACGTGTTCAAGCTGTTTCCGCGCCTGAAGGAGCGCGCGACGCAGCGGGCCGGCACGATGTCGGGCGGCGAGCAGCAGATGCTGGCGATCGGCCGCGCGCTGATGAGCAAGCCGCGCCTGCTGCTGCTCGACGAGCCGACGCTCGGCCTCGCGCCGCTCGTGATCGCGCAGATCTTCGACATCATCCGGACGATCCGCGACGAAGGCGTCACGGTGTTCCTCGTCGAGCAGAACGCGAACAAGGCGCTCGGCGTGGCCGATCGCGGCTACGTGCTCGAAACGGGGCGCGTGGTGCTCGCGGATACGGGTGCGAACCTGCTCGCGAACGACCGGATCAAGCAGGCGTACCTCGGCGGTTGA
- the livH gene encoding high-affinity branched-chain amino acid ABC transporter permease LivH: MTDFFPQFAQQLVNGLTLGAIYALIAIGYSMVYGIIGMINFAHGEIYMIGAYVGLVTLTAIGISAGYPLPLVLGAALIVSVIVTGLYGFAVERVAYRPLRGGPRLVPLISAIGMSIFLQNYVQIGQGARDVSVPVLISGAFDIHLGGDFDVTIPYARLLIVCVTVVLMIALTLFISHSRMGRACRACAEDMKMANLLGIDTNRVISFTFVLGAMLAAVGGVLIGLTIGKLNPYIGFVAGIKAFTAAVLGGIGSIPGAMLGGVLLGLAETFAAGYMPAEYKDVVAFGLLVLILLFRPTGLLGKSDIEKV, encoded by the coding sequence ATGACTGACTTCTTTCCGCAATTCGCCCAGCAGCTGGTCAACGGCCTGACGCTGGGTGCGATCTATGCGTTGATCGCCATCGGCTATTCGATGGTCTACGGCATCATCGGCATGATCAACTTCGCCCACGGCGAGATCTACATGATCGGCGCGTACGTGGGCCTCGTCACCCTCACGGCCATCGGCATCTCCGCCGGTTATCCGCTGCCGCTCGTGCTCGGCGCCGCACTGATCGTGTCGGTGATCGTCACCGGGCTGTACGGTTTCGCGGTCGAGCGCGTCGCGTATCGTCCGCTGCGCGGCGGCCCGCGCCTCGTGCCGCTGATCTCCGCGATCGGCATGTCGATCTTCCTGCAGAACTACGTGCAGATCGGCCAGGGCGCGCGCGACGTGTCGGTGCCGGTGCTGATCTCCGGTGCATTCGACATCCATCTCGGCGGCGACTTCGACGTGACGATCCCGTATGCGCGCCTGCTGATCGTCTGCGTGACGGTCGTGCTGATGATCGCGCTCACGCTGTTCATCTCGCATTCGCGGATGGGCCGGGCGTGCCGCGCATGCGCCGAGGACATGAAGATGGCGAACCTGCTCGGCATCGACACGAACCGCGTGATCTCGTTCACGTTCGTGCTCGGCGCGATGCTGGCGGCCGTCGGCGGCGTGCTGATCGGGCTGACGATCGGCAAGCTGAACCCGTATATCGGCTTCGTCGCGGGTATCAAGGCGTTCACGGCCGCGGTGCTCGGCGGGATCGGCAGCATCCCGGGCGCGATGCTCGGCGGTGTGCTGCTGGGCCTCGCTGAAACCTTCGCCGCAGGCTACATGCCGGCCGAGTACAAGGACGTCGTTGCGTTCGGCCTGCTCGTGCTGATCCTGCTCTTCCGCCCGACCGGCCTGCTCGGCAAGTCGGACATCGAAAAGGTTTGA
- a CDS encoding branched-chain amino acid ABC transporter substrate-binding protein, whose translation MTLSRLTSISVAAVLFAAGAATAQAETVKIAIAGPMSGSVAQYGDMVKAGALTAIEQVNAAGGAGGNKFEVVMMDDACEPKQAVAVANKIVSQKIKYVIGHVCSGSTIPASDIYENEGIVMVTPSATAPQLTEGKKRHFIFRTIGRDDQQGPAAAHFIINNVKPKKVAVLHDKQSYGQGIASSVKKDLEAAKIPVVLFEGINAGDSDYSAIITKLKSQGVDFVYFGGYHPEMGLLLRQAREQGVKATFMGPEGVGNKDVTAIAGPASEGMLVTLPADFSADPANAALVKAFADKKRDPNGPFQMPSYAAVKIIADAIAGAKTTDPTKVAAYMHKTTFDTPIGKVAYDAQGDLKAFKFVVYTWHKDATKTAAK comes from the coding sequence ATGACGCTGTCCCGTCTTACGTCCATTTCCGTCGCCGCCGTGCTGTTCGCCGCCGGCGCGGCCACCGCGCAAGCGGAAACCGTGAAGATCGCCATCGCTGGTCCGATGAGCGGCTCGGTCGCCCAATACGGCGACATGGTGAAGGCCGGCGCGCTGACCGCGATCGAGCAGGTCAACGCAGCAGGCGGTGCGGGCGGCAACAAGTTCGAAGTCGTGATGATGGACGACGCATGCGAACCGAAGCAGGCCGTCGCCGTCGCCAACAAGATCGTCAGCCAGAAGATCAAGTACGTGATCGGCCACGTGTGCTCGGGGTCGACGATCCCGGCCTCCGACATCTACGAGAACGAAGGCATCGTGATGGTCACGCCGTCGGCCACCGCACCGCAGCTGACGGAAGGCAAGAAGCGTCACTTCATCTTCCGCACGATCGGCCGTGACGACCAGCAAGGCCCGGCCGCCGCGCACTTCATCATCAACAACGTGAAGCCGAAGAAGGTCGCGGTGCTGCACGACAAGCAGTCGTACGGCCAGGGCATCGCGTCGTCGGTGAAGAAGGACCTCGAAGCCGCGAAGATCCCGGTCGTGCTGTTCGAAGGCATCAACGCCGGCGATTCGGACTACTCGGCGATCATCACGAAGCTGAAGTCGCAAGGCGTCGATTTCGTCTACTTCGGCGGCTACCACCCGGAAATGGGCCTGCTGCTGCGCCAGGCGCGCGAGCAGGGCGTGAAGGCCACGTTCATGGGGCCTGAAGGCGTGGGCAACAAGGACGTGACGGCAATCGCCGGCCCGGCCTCGGAAGGCATGCTCGTCACGCTGCCGGCCGACTTCTCGGCCGATCCGGCCAACGCGGCGCTCGTGAAGGCGTTCGCGGACAAGAAGCGCGATCCGAACGGCCCGTTCCAGATGCCGTCGTACGCCGCGGTGAAGATCATCGCCGACGCGATCGCGGGCGCGAAGACGACCGACCCGACCAAGGTCGCCGCGTACATGCACAAGACGACGTTCGACACGCCGATCGGCAAGGTCGCGTATGACGCGCAGGGCGACCTGAAGGCGTTCAAGTTCGTCGTGTACACGTGGCACAAGGACGCGACGAAGACCGCCGCCAAGTAA
- the livG gene encoding high-affinity branched-chain amino acid ABC transporter ATP-binding protein LivG → MSAHAELLKVAGLQMRFGGLLAVDGIDFDVRRDEVFAIIGPNGAGKTTVFNCVGGFYKPTGGDVVLDGHAIAGLPSHKIALKGLVRTFQNIRLFKSLTVVENLLVAQHRKVKAGLLPGLFSTPAYRRAEKEALERAAVWLDRMGLTSVANRPAGTLSYGHQRRLEIARCMITEPRLLMLDEPAAGLNPQEKVELQHLIDKLRREFGVSVLLIEHDMSLVMGVSDRILVMEHGRPIVIGTPEAVRNDPRVIKAYLGEE, encoded by the coding sequence ATGAGCGCACATGCAGAACTGTTGAAGGTCGCCGGGCTGCAGATGCGCTTCGGCGGGTTGCTCGCGGTGGACGGGATCGATTTCGACGTGCGCCGCGATGAAGTGTTCGCGATCATCGGGCCGAACGGCGCGGGCAAGACCACGGTGTTCAACTGCGTCGGCGGCTTCTACAAGCCGACCGGCGGCGATGTCGTGCTCGACGGCCATGCAATCGCGGGGCTGCCGAGCCACAAGATCGCGTTGAAGGGCCTCGTGCGGACGTTCCAGAACATCCGCCTGTTCAAGTCGCTGACCGTCGTCGAGAACCTGCTCGTCGCGCAGCACCGCAAGGTGAAGGCGGGGTTGCTGCCGGGCCTGTTCTCGACGCCCGCGTATCGCCGTGCCGAGAAGGAAGCGCTCGAGCGCGCGGCGGTGTGGCTCGACCGGATGGGGCTGACGTCGGTCGCCAACCGGCCGGCCGGCACGCTGTCGTACGGGCACCAGCGACGCCTGGAGATTGCGCGCTGCATGATCACCGAGCCGCGCCTGCTGATGCTCGACGAGCCGGCGGCCGGCCTCAACCCGCAGGAGAAGGTCGAACTGCAGCACCTGATCGACAAGCTGCGCCGCGAGTTCGGCGTGTCGGTGCTGCTGATCGAACACGACATGAGCCTCGTGATGGGCGTGTCCGACCGCATCCTCGTGATGGAGCACGGCCGGCCGATCGTGATCGGCACGCCGGAAGCGGTCCGCAACGACCCGCGCGTGATCAAGGCGTATCTGGGGGAAGAGTGA
- a CDS encoding DUF7716 domain-containing protein, with protein sequence MKIYNSIQEFLGELGGLNWDSAIFINQSDWTVDPLHTEIIFLEGDDELEDVVPGTHLPKIANDKGVRQLFDTETFRDIVDFERRRNPEASVLDIIHAINYYREKDDFYDPRG encoded by the coding sequence ATGAAAATCTATAATTCTATTCAAGAATTTCTTGGAGAGCTGGGGGGGCTCAATTGGGACTCGGCTATTTTTATTAACCAATCTGATTGGACTGTTGATCCGTTGCATACGGAAATTATCTTTCTCGAAGGGGATGACGAGCTCGAAGACGTTGTTCCGGGAACTCATTTGCCGAAAATTGCAAATGACAAAGGGGTGCGGCAGCTTTTCGATACAGAGACATTTCGAGATATAGTTGATTTCGAGCGGAGAAGAAATCCGGAGGCATCTGTTCTCGATATTATTCATGCTATCAATTACTACCGCGAAAAAGATGACTTCTACGATCCTCGGGGATAG
- a CDS encoding SMI1/KNR4 family protein produces MLDKLSQLGATPNKLSSETKMRLLASVEAEVGPLPDDNRNLLLHFGGDIEFNSLIKFRSDEPSPWAAQDGTDSLELLYGLSSKYGSTILERVETYKGRIPADWIPIGEAPGGNQVCLRIHPSGVRSVEFWDHESEVGPGLPPRGTGLTKITDTLQEFVSRLTPEDPPANAPRAVKVDLQF; encoded by the coding sequence ATGCTAGACAAACTTTCGCAACTCGGAGCAACTCCTAACAAGTTGTCGTCGGAAACGAAGATGCGACTTTTAGCTTCCGTTGAGGCCGAAGTTGGCCCTCTTCCGGACGACAATAGAAACCTGTTGTTGCATTTTGGCGGTGACATCGAATTCAATTCGCTCATCAAGTTTCGTTCTGATGAACCGTCACCGTGGGCAGCACAGGACGGTACCGATTCTTTAGAGCTTCTCTACGGACTGTCGAGCAAATATGGATCGACGATACTCGAGAGGGTTGAGACGTATAAGGGCCGTATTCCGGCTGATTGGATTCCAATCGGAGAAGCGCCTGGTGGAAATCAAGTCTGCCTCAGAATTCACCCATCAGGTGTTCGATCGGTTGAGTTCTGGGATCATGAGAGCGAGGTGGGCCCGGGCTTGCCGCCACGAGGTACGGGCTTGACGAAAATCACCGACACATTGCAGGAGTTTGTTAGCCGGCTAACGCCGGAAGATCCGCCGGCGAATGCGCCTCGCGCAGTAAAGGTGGATCTTCAGTTTTGA